Proteins encoded in a region of the Mycolicibacterium duvalii genome:
- a CDS encoding DUF3558 domain-containing protein has protein sequence MHGVNHSQRSMSRSAAVSRVRSALAVALAAVFPVLAGCSDGQSPAPEVPSSEAPDQDVAHGPFFPECGGISDQEVIAQTRVPGLVNTAKTSVGCQWLAGGSILGPHFSFTWFRGSPIGRERKTMELSRTSVEDISIEGHDGFIGINEDPEFGVNLCEIGIQFNDDFIEWSISYGQPPFPDACEVAKELTRQSIVNSK, from the coding sequence GTGCATGGCGTGAACCACAGCCAGCGCAGCATGAGCCGGTCCGCCGCGGTGTCACGGGTGCGTTCCGCGCTGGCCGTCGCGCTGGCAGCCGTGTTCCCGGTGCTGGCCGGGTGCTCCGACGGCCAGTCGCCCGCACCGGAGGTGCCGTCCTCGGAGGCACCCGACCAAGACGTCGCCCACGGCCCGTTCTTCCCGGAATGCGGCGGCATCAGCGACCAGGAAGTCATCGCGCAGACCCGGGTGCCGGGACTGGTCAACACCGCCAAGACCTCGGTCGGCTGTCAGTGGCTGGCCGGCGGCAGCATCCTGGGTCCGCACTTCTCGTTCACCTGGTTCCGCGGCAGCCCGATCGGGCGCGAACGCAAGACCATGGAACTGTCCCGCACCAGCGTGGAGGACATCAGCATCGAGGGCCACGACGGCTTCATCGGCATCAACGAGGACCCGGAGTTCGGCGTCAACCTCTGCGAGATCGGCATCCAGTTCAACGACGACTTCATCGAATGGTCGATAAGCTACGGGCAGCCGCCGTTCCCCGACGCCTGCGAGGTGGCCAAGGAATTGACCCGGCAATCGATTGTGAACTCCAAATGA
- a CDS encoding SixA phosphatase family protein, whose product MTDARRAHRTLLLLRHAKSGYPDGVADHDRPLAARGVREGALAGDWIRAHVPPVDAVLCSTAVRTRQTLERTGIDAPVRYLERLYDATPGLALAEINASPTHFGDDPATLLVVGHEPVMSSLALALAVDGIESEVGAQVADRFPTSSVAVLRIETSWAGLELGSAQLVAFHTAR is encoded by the coding sequence ATGACGGATGCTCGCCGGGCCCACCGCACCTTGCTGCTGCTGCGCCACGCCAAGTCGGGGTATCCCGACGGAGTCGCCGACCACGACCGGCCGCTGGCGGCGCGCGGGGTCCGGGAAGGCGCGCTGGCCGGCGACTGGATCCGCGCCCACGTACCCCCGGTCGACGCGGTGTTGTGTTCCACGGCGGTCCGCACCCGCCAGACCCTGGAACGCACCGGTATCGACGCACCGGTCCGCTATCTGGAACGCCTTTACGACGCGACGCCGGGCCTGGCCCTGGCCGAGATCAACGCGTCCCCGACTCATTTCGGCGATGACCCGGCCACGCTGTTGGTGGTAGGGCACGAACCGGTGATGTCGTCGCTGGCCCTCGCGCTGGCCGTCGACGGCATCGAGTCCGAGGTCGGAGCGCAGGTCGCCGACCGGTTCCCGACCTCGTCGGTGGCGGTGCTGCGCATCGAGACCTCATGGGCCGGGCTGGAACTCGGCAGCGCTCAGCTGGTGGCGTTCCACACCGCCCGCTGA
- a CDS encoding ABC transporter ATP-binding protein — MLWRLLRRHVRPYRRLLAVVATLQAVSTLATLYLPTVNAAIIDDGVTQGDLRRIVELGMVMLAVTALQVACAVGAVYFGSRAAMGFGRDLRSVLFHHITGFSAEETARFGAPSLLTRTTNDVQQIQLLVQLTATMLITAPLMSVGGIFMAIHQDAGLSWLLLISVPLLAAANYWIVSHLLPVFRRLQGQIDGINRVMREQLTGLRVVRAFARESHERSRFAEANHALAGTALEAGRWQALMLPVTTLVINVSSVALIWFGGQRIDAGQMQVGSLIAFLSYFMQILLAVLMATFILVIIPRASVCAERITEVLDTHPAVQNHPSPAAPDIVVGEIRFESATFTYPGADRPVLQDVSLIVRPGTSTAVVGSTGAGKSTLISLICRLYDVTAGAVLVDGTDVRDYDIERLWSAIGLVPQRGYLFSGTVADNLQIGAGPGQVVTEEQMWAALRVAAADDFVAAHPDGLGMRVAQGGMNFSGGQRQRLAIARAVIRRPAIYLFDDAFSALDVHTDARVRRALRDVSADATVIMVSQRISTVADADQIVVVDDGRVVGTGSHRELLQTCQTYREFADSQAVGAGPR; from the coding sequence ATGCTCTGGCGGCTGCTTCGACGGCATGTCCGGCCGTATCGCCGGCTGCTGGCCGTGGTCGCCACCCTCCAGGCGGTCAGCACCTTGGCCACGCTGTACCTGCCGACGGTCAACGCGGCCATCATCGACGACGGAGTCACTCAAGGAGATCTGCGCCGCATCGTCGAGCTCGGCATGGTGATGCTCGCGGTCACCGCGCTGCAGGTGGCGTGCGCGGTCGGCGCGGTCTACTTCGGTTCGCGCGCAGCCATGGGCTTCGGTCGCGACCTGCGGTCGGTGCTGTTCCACCACATCACCGGGTTCTCCGCCGAGGAGACCGCACGGTTCGGCGCCCCGTCGCTGCTGACCCGTACCACCAACGACGTCCAGCAGATTCAACTGTTGGTGCAGCTGACCGCCACGATGTTGATCACCGCGCCGCTGATGTCGGTCGGCGGGATCTTCATGGCGATCCATCAGGATGCCGGACTGTCGTGGCTGTTGCTGATCAGCGTGCCGCTGCTGGCGGCGGCCAACTATTGGATCGTGTCGCACCTGCTGCCGGTCTTCCGGCGTCTGCAAGGTCAGATCGACGGCATCAACCGGGTGATGCGCGAACAACTGACCGGGTTGCGGGTGGTCCGGGCGTTCGCCCGCGAGTCCCATGAGCGCAGCCGGTTCGCCGAGGCCAATCACGCGCTGGCCGGCACGGCGCTCGAAGCCGGCCGGTGGCAGGCGTTGATGCTGCCCGTCACCACGCTGGTGATCAACGTGTCCAGTGTGGCGTTGATCTGGTTCGGCGGGCAGCGCATCGATGCCGGTCAGATGCAGGTGGGATCGCTGATCGCGTTTCTGTCGTATTTCATGCAGATTCTCCTCGCAGTGCTGATGGCGACCTTCATCCTCGTGATCATCCCGCGCGCCTCGGTGTGCGCCGAGCGGATCACCGAGGTCCTCGACACCCACCCCGCCGTGCAGAACCACCCGTCGCCCGCGGCACCGGATATCGTCGTCGGCGAGATCCGGTTCGAATCGGCGACCTTCACCTACCCCGGCGCGGATCGCCCCGTGCTGCAGGATGTTTCGCTGATCGTCCGGCCCGGTACCAGCACCGCGGTGGTCGGTTCCACAGGGGCGGGTAAGTCGACGCTGATCTCGCTGATCTGCCGCCTCTACGACGTCACGGCGGGCGCGGTGCTCGTCGACGGAACCGATGTGCGCGACTACGACATCGAGCGGTTGTGGTCGGCCATCGGCCTGGTGCCGCAACGCGGATACCTGTTCTCCGGCACGGTGGCCGACAATCTGCAGATCGGCGCCGGCCCGGGGCAGGTGGTCACCGAAGAGCAGATGTGGGCGGCGCTGCGGGTCGCGGCCGCCGACGACTTCGTCGCCGCCCACCCCGACGGGCTGGGGATGCGCGTGGCTCAGGGTGGGATGAACTTCTCCGGGGGCCAGCGTCAGCGACTGGCCATCGCGCGTGCGGTGATCCGCCGTCCTGCGATCTACCTGTTCGACGACGCGTTCTCCGCCCTCGACGTGCACACCGACGCGCGGGTCCGGCGCGCCCTGCGCGACGTGTCCGCCGATGCGACGGTCATCATGGTGTCCCAACGCATCTCGACGGTCGCCGACGCCGATCAGATCGTCGTCGTCGACGACGGGCGCGTGGTCGGCACGGGCAGCCATCGCGAACTGCTGCAGACCTGTCAGACCTATCGGGAGTTCGCCGACTCCCAGGCGGTCGGGGCGGGCCCCCGGTGA
- a CDS encoding DUF3558 domain-containing protein, which yields MRARHALVAAAAALLTLTGCTQTVDGTAAKAGSGSTPRNNDSERQYPNLLKECEVLTEDILAETVGADPLDIQSTFVGAVCRWQAANPAGLVDITRFWFELGSLDNERQTAEELGYQIENRSIAGITSFVMRPEDPNGACGVASDAAGVVGWWVNPQAPGIDACGMAVKLMELTLATRA from the coding sequence ATGAGGGCCCGCCACGCGCTCGTCGCCGCGGCCGCGGCGCTGCTCACCCTGACCGGCTGCACGCAGACCGTGGACGGTACCGCCGCGAAGGCCGGATCGGGCAGCACCCCGCGCAACAACGATTCGGAGCGGCAGTACCCGAACCTGCTCAAGGAGTGCGAGGTCCTCACCGAGGACATCCTGGCCGAGACCGTCGGGGCCGACCCGCTCGACATCCAGAGCACCTTCGTCGGCGCGGTGTGCCGGTGGCAGGCGGCCAACCCGGCCGGACTGGTCGATATCACCCGCTTCTGGTTCGAACTGGGCAGTCTCGACAACGAGCGCCAGACCGCCGAAGAGTTGGGCTACCAGATCGAGAACCGGTCGATCGCGGGCATCACGTCGTTCGTGATGCGGCCCGAGGACCCCAACGGCGCGTGCGGAGTGGCCAGTGACGCCGCCGGTGTGGTGGGCTGGTGGGTCAATCCGCAGGCGCCCGGCATCGATGCGTGCGGGATGGCAGTCAAGTTGATGGAGCTGACGCTGGCCACCCGCGCCTGA